In one Pseudoliparis swirei isolate HS2019 ecotype Mariana Trench chromosome 23, NWPU_hadal_v1, whole genome shotgun sequence genomic region, the following are encoded:
- the usp36 gene encoding ubiquitin carboxyl-terminal hydrolase 36 isoform X1, with the protein MPIVDKLKEALKPGRKETGDEGDLNKLLASSAKKVLLQKIEFEPATKGFSYQLDTLKNKYVILNPRNEGATSHRATEPAQIKRQVSENTVGGQIDGIPAPQKMLFSGNRLTLKWERVYRVGAGLHNLGNTCFLNSTVQCLTYTPPLANYLLSKEHSRACHQSGFCMICIMQNHIIQAFANTGNAIKPVSFIRDLKKIARHFRFGSQEDAHEFLRYTIDAMQKTCLNGYPKLDRQTQATTLVHQIFGGYLRSRVKCSICKSVSDTYDPYLDLALEIRQAANIVRALDQFVKPDVLCGENAYMCAKCKKKVPATKRFTVHRTSNVLTLSLKRFANFSGGKITKDVGYPEFLNIRPYMSQSSGDPVMYGLYAVLVHSGYSCHAGHYYCYVKASNGQWYQMNDSMVHSSNIKVVLNQQAYVLFYLRIPDSKKNADGQTTKQGMLHLGKNSVSSEQIKRANLNGPLSSPQVTKKLEPAQLRKIQSMDSGLGLPISRNGVSSQPQSRLSNWTSFSHSPKLPGVPSVIDEPFKKLKKPSPQSQVQSRSGTPSPFNNGVSRAEGDKKQGGEGRGMSASTSFKSLSDSSSADTSDSKDSVGTKSAPVGETPSTPRKSSNGQASPAKIVERSQSTEEQKTAKIKPPALNIASEATSTMSPPPAKKLALSAKKARKRRPSSIDALPSSPRQLTSDTSHQNQLNPFTVASPPHTHRAGPFHSPKVQPSPFAHLSGSFKQQSPQKQSPPSTLQKPNASLPPTTNGLHSAGPKSPKSSTNRSSLVQEPDLNGSPAPPVNQKKKRKKKRRHSEVEGDAEPVASPPTVTQTDPVESASEKKRKKKRKKRKKEPEAGETVMEKECVLSHLDTPNQEEDWCQGGMWSLASHPEQSKPKPQSAATAPTQGESNETEQGRDSVKLKKKKKKRKKMQLVEAMPETTSACNLPESTSKMKIAVVQNDVGYLVTLKKKFTVKKKRLKEAVGLWEESRRCSEGQTDEPEAVEPPSKRNATENGEMSKPSTAPVVAWDSQVKDGYKRSQVPAADGSESDPTRAAPVAGGGETTGGVVEELLRNSTDKAYGANVLSWDGEASAISRDAAQDVHHAKCDTVIDEWDEDFDRGKVKKIKNYKREKWRSGSSIFQKVQDRRSKWAVTPGGKRAFGGVRR; encoded by the exons ATGCCGATCGTGGATAAACTCAAAGAGGCATTAAAACCTGGTCGAAAGGAGACGGGTGATGAGGGTGACCTCAACAAACTGTTGGCTTCTTCTGCCAAGAAGGTCCTCCTGCAGAAGATAGAGTTTGAGCCGGCCACCAAGGGTTTCTCCTATCAACTTGACACTCTGAAGAATAAGTATGTGATCCTCAATCCCAGGAATGAGGGCGCTACAAGCCACAGGGCCACTGAGCCTGCCCAGATAAAGAGGCAAG TTTCAGAGAACACAGTTGGCGGCCAGATCGATGGGATCCCTGCACCACAGAAGATGCTCTTTTCAGGGAACAGGCTCACCCTTAAATGGGAGCGTGTGTACAGGGTGGGAGCCGGTCTCCACAACCTAGGGAACACCTGCTTCCTCAACTCCACAGTGCAGTGTCTCACCTACACCCCGCCACTTGCTAACTACTTACTCTCAAAGGAGCACAGCCGTGCCT GTCACCAGTCGGGCTTCTGTATGATCTGTATCATGCAGAACCATATCATTCAAGCCTTTGCCAACACGGGCAATGCCATCAAGCCCGTCTCCTTCATCAGAGACCTGAAAA AAATTGCCAGACATTTTCGCTTTGGAAGCCAAGAGGATGCCCATGAGTTTTTGCGGTACACCATCGATGCAATGCAGAAAACCTGTCTCAATGGCTACCCTAA GCTTGACCGGCAGACCCAGGCCACAACGCTGGTTCACCAGATCTTTGGAGGCTACCTCAGGTCAAGAG TGAAATGCTCTATTTGTAAAAGTGTGTCGGACACATATGACCCTTACCTGGACCTCGCCTTGGAGATTCGT CAAGCAGCAAACATTGTGCGAGCCCTGGATCAGTTTGTTAAACCAGACGTACTATGTGGGGAGAATGcctacatgtgtgccaa GTGCAAAAAGAAAGTGCCAGCGACCAAGCGCTTCACGGTCCATCGAACATCCAACGTACTGACTCTTTCACTCAAGAGGTTCGCCAACTTCAGTGGAGGAAAAATAACAAAG gaTGTTGGTTACCCAGAATTTCTGAACATCCGCCCCTACATGTCTCAGAGCTCAGGCGACCCTGTGATGTACGGCCTCTACGCTGTTCTGGTGCACTCTGGCTATAGTTGCCATGCTGGCCACTACTACTGCTACGTCAAG GCGAGCAACGGACAGTGGTACCAGATGAATGATTCAATGGTGCACTCCAGTAACATCAAAGTGGTCTTGAACCAGCAGGCGTACGTGCTGTTCTACCTGAG GATCCCGGACAGCAAGAAGAACGCAGATGGACAGACCACCAAGCAGGGGATGTTGCATCTTGGGAAGAACAGTGTGTCGTCTGAACAGATAAAGAGGGCCAACCTGAAcgggcctctctcctccccacagGTCACAAAG AAACTCGAGCCTGCACAACTGCGTAAGATCCAGTCCATGGACAGTGGTCTGGGCCTGCCCATCTCCAGGAACGGTGTGAGCTCTCAGCCTCAGTCCAGACTCTCCAACTGGACGTCGTTCTCCCATTCGCCCAAGCTGCCAGGTGTGCCCTCTGTTATCGACGAGCCGTTCAAGAAGCTGAAGAAGCCGTCTCCCCAGAGCCAAGTGCAGTCCCGCAGCGGCACGCCGAGCCCTTTCAACAACGGGGTCAGCAGGGCGGAGGGAGATAAAAAGCAAGGGGGCGAGGGCAGGGGCATGTCGGCGTCTACCTCATTCAAGTCTTTGTCTGACTCTTCCTCTGCCGACACCTCCGACTCAAAG GACTCGGTGGGGACCAAAAGTGCGCCGGTAGGAGAGACTCCCTCCACCCCACGGAAAAGCTCTAATGGCCAGGCGTCTCCAGCCAAGATCGTGGAGCGCTCTCAAAGTACAGAGGAGCAGAAGACGGCGAAAATAAAACCCCCGGCCCTCAACATCGCGTCTGAAGCCACCAGCACCATGTCCCCTCCACCTGCCAAGAAACTGGCCCTGTCAGCCAAGAAG GCTCGCAAACGGAGACCGAGCAGCATTGATGCTCTGCCCTCTTCGCCACGCCAGCTGACCAGTGACACCTCGCATCAAAATCAACTTAACCccttcactgttgcctcacctcctcacactcacag AGCTGGTCCATTCCATTCACCTAAAGTACAGCCATCGCCTTTTGCCCACTTAAGTGGATCCTTCAAACAGCAGAGCCCTCAGAAACAGTCCCCTCCCTCCACGCTGCAGAAACCAAACGCCAGCCTTCCTCCTACAACCAACGGGCTTCACAGTGCTGGCCCAAAGAGCCCCAAGTCTTCCACCAACCGTAGCTCCTTGGTCCAAGAACCAGACCTCAACGGCAGTCCCGCTCCACCGGtcaaccagaagaagaagaggaaaaagaagcgGCGACATTCTGAAGTAGAGGGCGACGCAGAGCCAGTGGCATCCCCGCCGACAGTGACGCAGACCGACCCCGTGGAGTCGGCCAGCGAGAAGAAgcggaagaagaaaaggaaaaagcgaAAGAAGGAGCCTGAAGCTGGAGAGACTGTGATGGAGAAGGAGTGCGTCTTGTCTCACCTGGACACGCCGAACCAGGAAGAGGACTGGTGCCAGGGCGGCATGTGGAGTCTCGCATCCCATCCAGAACAGTCTAAGCCAAAGCCTCAGTCAGCTGCCACAGCCCCAACGCAGGGCGAGTCGAATGAGACGGAACAGGGAAGGGACTCTGTTaagttaaagaagaagaagaaaaagagaaagaagatgcAGCTGGTGGAGGCTATGCCGGAGACAACTTCAGCATGCAATTTACCAGAGAG CACTTCTAAAATGAAGAtcgcagtggtccagaatgatGTGGGGTATTTGGTAACATTGAAAAAGAAATTtacggtgaagaagaagaggctaaAAGAAGCggttggactgtgggaggagagCAGACGATGCTCAGAAGGTCAGACTGACGAGCCCGAAGCAGTGGAGCCCCCTTCCAAAAGAAACGCCACGGAGAACGGGGAAATGAGTAAACCAAGCACAG CCCCAGTGGTAGCCTGGGACAGCCAAGTGAAGGACGGCTACAAACGCAGCCAGGTGCCAGCAGCTGATGGAAGTGAATCCGACCCGACCCGTGCTGCTCCTGTAGCCGGGGGCGGGGAGACGACGGGTggggtggtggaggagctgctcAGGAACTCCACCGATAAAGCCTACGGAGCCAACG TTCTCAGTTGGGATGGAGAGGCCTCTGCTATCAGTAGAGATGCAGCTCAAGATGTCCACCACGCCAAGTGTGACACTGTGATCGACGAGTGGGATGAAGACTTTGACAGGGgaaag GTAAAGAAAATCAAAAACTATAAGAGAGAGAAGTGGAGAAGCGGCAGCAGCATCTTCCAGAAGGTCCAGGACAGGCGGAGCAAGTGGGCTGTGACACCTGGAGGAAAGAGGGCTTTCGGAGGAGTCCGTCGTTGA
- the usp36 gene encoding ubiquitin carboxyl-terminal hydrolase 36 isoform X2: MQKTCLNGYPKLDRQTQATTLVHQIFGGYLRSRVKCSICKSVSDTYDPYLDLALEIRQAANIVRALDQFVKPDVLCGENAYMCAKCKKKVPATKRFTVHRTSNVLTLSLKRFANFSGGKITKDVGYPEFLNIRPYMSQSSGDPVMYGLYAVLVHSGYSCHAGHYYCYVKASNGQWYQMNDSMVHSSNIKVVLNQQAYVLFYLRIPDSKKNADGQTTKQGMLHLGKNSVSSEQIKRANLNGPLSSPQVTKKLEPAQLRKIQSMDSGLGLPISRNGVSSQPQSRLSNWTSFSHSPKLPGVPSVIDEPFKKLKKPSPQSQVQSRSGTPSPFNNGVSRAEGDKKQGGEGRGMSASTSFKSLSDSSSADTSDSKDSVGTKSAPVGETPSTPRKSSNGQASPAKIVERSQSTEEQKTAKIKPPALNIASEATSTMSPPPAKKLALSAKKARKRRPSSIDALPSSPRQLTSDTSHQNQLNPFTVASPPHTHRAGPFHSPKVQPSPFAHLSGSFKQQSPQKQSPPSTLQKPNASLPPTTNGLHSAGPKSPKSSTNRSSLVQEPDLNGSPAPPVNQKKKRKKKRRHSEVEGDAEPVASPPTVTQTDPVESASEKKRKKKRKKRKKEPEAGETVMEKECVLSHLDTPNQEEDWCQGGMWSLASHPEQSKPKPQSAATAPTQGESNETEQGRDSVKLKKKKKKRKKMQLVEAMPETTSACNLPESTSKMKIAVVQNDVGYLVTLKKKFTVKKKRLKEAVGLWEESRRCSEGQTDEPEAVEPPSKRNATENGEMSKPSTAPVVAWDSQVKDGYKRSQVPAADGSESDPTRAAPVAGGGETTGGVVEELLRNSTDKAYGANVLSWDGEASAISRDAAQDVHHAKCDTVIDEWDEDFDRGKVKKIKNYKREKWRSGSSIFQKVQDRRSKWAVTPGGKRAFGGVRR; this comes from the exons ATGCAGAAAACCTGTCTCAATGGCTACCCTAA GCTTGACCGGCAGACCCAGGCCACAACGCTGGTTCACCAGATCTTTGGAGGCTACCTCAGGTCAAGAG TGAAATGCTCTATTTGTAAAAGTGTGTCGGACACATATGACCCTTACCTGGACCTCGCCTTGGAGATTCGT CAAGCAGCAAACATTGTGCGAGCCCTGGATCAGTTTGTTAAACCAGACGTACTATGTGGGGAGAATGcctacatgtgtgccaa GTGCAAAAAGAAAGTGCCAGCGACCAAGCGCTTCACGGTCCATCGAACATCCAACGTACTGACTCTTTCACTCAAGAGGTTCGCCAACTTCAGTGGAGGAAAAATAACAAAG gaTGTTGGTTACCCAGAATTTCTGAACATCCGCCCCTACATGTCTCAGAGCTCAGGCGACCCTGTGATGTACGGCCTCTACGCTGTTCTGGTGCACTCTGGCTATAGTTGCCATGCTGGCCACTACTACTGCTACGTCAAG GCGAGCAACGGACAGTGGTACCAGATGAATGATTCAATGGTGCACTCCAGTAACATCAAAGTGGTCTTGAACCAGCAGGCGTACGTGCTGTTCTACCTGAG GATCCCGGACAGCAAGAAGAACGCAGATGGACAGACCACCAAGCAGGGGATGTTGCATCTTGGGAAGAACAGTGTGTCGTCTGAACAGATAAAGAGGGCCAACCTGAAcgggcctctctcctccccacagGTCACAAAG AAACTCGAGCCTGCACAACTGCGTAAGATCCAGTCCATGGACAGTGGTCTGGGCCTGCCCATCTCCAGGAACGGTGTGAGCTCTCAGCCTCAGTCCAGACTCTCCAACTGGACGTCGTTCTCCCATTCGCCCAAGCTGCCAGGTGTGCCCTCTGTTATCGACGAGCCGTTCAAGAAGCTGAAGAAGCCGTCTCCCCAGAGCCAAGTGCAGTCCCGCAGCGGCACGCCGAGCCCTTTCAACAACGGGGTCAGCAGGGCGGAGGGAGATAAAAAGCAAGGGGGCGAGGGCAGGGGCATGTCGGCGTCTACCTCATTCAAGTCTTTGTCTGACTCTTCCTCTGCCGACACCTCCGACTCAAAG GACTCGGTGGGGACCAAAAGTGCGCCGGTAGGAGAGACTCCCTCCACCCCACGGAAAAGCTCTAATGGCCAGGCGTCTCCAGCCAAGATCGTGGAGCGCTCTCAAAGTACAGAGGAGCAGAAGACGGCGAAAATAAAACCCCCGGCCCTCAACATCGCGTCTGAAGCCACCAGCACCATGTCCCCTCCACCTGCCAAGAAACTGGCCCTGTCAGCCAAGAAG GCTCGCAAACGGAGACCGAGCAGCATTGATGCTCTGCCCTCTTCGCCACGCCAGCTGACCAGTGACACCTCGCATCAAAATCAACTTAACCccttcactgttgcctcacctcctcacactcacag AGCTGGTCCATTCCATTCACCTAAAGTACAGCCATCGCCTTTTGCCCACTTAAGTGGATCCTTCAAACAGCAGAGCCCTCAGAAACAGTCCCCTCCCTCCACGCTGCAGAAACCAAACGCCAGCCTTCCTCCTACAACCAACGGGCTTCACAGTGCTGGCCCAAAGAGCCCCAAGTCTTCCACCAACCGTAGCTCCTTGGTCCAAGAACCAGACCTCAACGGCAGTCCCGCTCCACCGGtcaaccagaagaagaagaggaaaaagaagcgGCGACATTCTGAAGTAGAGGGCGACGCAGAGCCAGTGGCATCCCCGCCGACAGTGACGCAGACCGACCCCGTGGAGTCGGCCAGCGAGAAGAAgcggaagaagaaaaggaaaaagcgaAAGAAGGAGCCTGAAGCTGGAGAGACTGTGATGGAGAAGGAGTGCGTCTTGTCTCACCTGGACACGCCGAACCAGGAAGAGGACTGGTGCCAGGGCGGCATGTGGAGTCTCGCATCCCATCCAGAACAGTCTAAGCCAAAGCCTCAGTCAGCTGCCACAGCCCCAACGCAGGGCGAGTCGAATGAGACGGAACAGGGAAGGGACTCTGTTaagttaaagaagaagaagaaaaagagaaagaagatgcAGCTGGTGGAGGCTATGCCGGAGACAACTTCAGCATGCAATTTACCAGAGAG CACTTCTAAAATGAAGAtcgcagtggtccagaatgatGTGGGGTATTTGGTAACATTGAAAAAGAAATTtacggtgaagaagaagaggctaaAAGAAGCggttggactgtgggaggagagCAGACGATGCTCAGAAGGTCAGACTGACGAGCCCGAAGCAGTGGAGCCCCCTTCCAAAAGAAACGCCACGGAGAACGGGGAAATGAGTAAACCAAGCACAG CCCCAGTGGTAGCCTGGGACAGCCAAGTGAAGGACGGCTACAAACGCAGCCAGGTGCCAGCAGCTGATGGAAGTGAATCCGACCCGACCCGTGCTGCTCCTGTAGCCGGGGGCGGGGAGACGACGGGTggggtggtggaggagctgctcAGGAACTCCACCGATAAAGCCTACGGAGCCAACG TTCTCAGTTGGGATGGAGAGGCCTCTGCTATCAGTAGAGATGCAGCTCAAGATGTCCACCACGCCAAGTGTGACACTGTGATCGACGAGTGGGATGAAGACTTTGACAGGGgaaag GTAAAGAAAATCAAAAACTATAAGAGAGAGAAGTGGAGAAGCGGCAGCAGCATCTTCCAGAAGGTCCAGGACAGGCGGAGCAAGTGGGCTGTGACACCTGGAGGAAAGAGGGCTTTCGGAGGAGTCCGTCGTTGA